In the Engystomops pustulosus chromosome 2, aEngPut4.maternal, whole genome shotgun sequence genome, one interval contains:
- the LOC140117174 gene encoding LOW QUALITY PROTEIN: histone H3-like (The sequence of the model RefSeq protein was modified relative to this genomic sequence to represent the inferred CDS: deleted 2 bases in 1 codon): MARTKQTARKSTGGKAPRKQLATKAARKSAPATGGVKKPHRYRPGTVALREIRRYQKSTELLIRKLPFQRLVREIAQDFKTDLRFQSSAVMALQEASEAYLVGLFEDTNLCAIHAKRVTIMPKDIQLARRIRGERA, encoded by the exons ATGGCCAGAACCAAGCAGACCGCCCGCAAGTCCACCGGAGGCAAAGCGCCCCGCAAGCAGCTGGCTACCAAGGCCGCCAGGAAGAGCGCGCCCGCCACCGGCGGAGTCAAGAAGCCTCACCGCTACCGCCCCGGCACCGTGGCTCTCCGCGAGATCCGCCGTTACCAGAAGTCCACCGAGCTGCTCATCAGGAAGCTGCCCTTCCAGCGCCTGGTCAGAGAGATCGCTCAGGACTTCAAGACCGACCTGCGCTTCCAGAGCTCTGCAGTCATGGCGCTGCAGGAGGCCAGCGAGGCCTATCTGGTCGGCCTCTTCGAGGACACTAACCTGTGCGCCATCCACGCCAAGAGA GTCACCATCATGCCCAAAGACATCCAGCTGGCCCGCAGGATCCGCGGCGAGAGGGCCTAA
- the LOC140117184 gene encoding histone H4, whose protein sequence is MSGRGKGGKGLGKGGAKRHRKVLRDNIQGITKPAIRRLARRGGVKRISGLIYEETRGVLKVFLENVIRDAVTYTEHAKRKTVTAMDVVYALKRQGRTLYGFGG, encoded by the coding sequence ATGTCTGGACGCGGCAAAGGAGGAAAGGGTCTTGGAAAAGGAGGCgccaagaggcacaggaaggtgCTGCGTGATAACATCCAGGGAATCACAAAGCCCGCCATCCGCCGCCTGGCTCGCAGAGGAGGAGTCAAGCGTATCTCCGGCCTCATCTACGAGGAGACCCGCGGCGTCCTCAAGGTGTTCCTGGAGAACGTCATCCGTGACGCCGTCACCTACACCGAGCACGCCAAGAGGAAGACCGTCACCGCCATGGACGTGGTGTACGCGCTCAAGCGCCAGGGCCGCACTCTCTACGGCTTCGGAGGTTAA